From a single Nematostella vectensis chromosome 3, jaNemVect1.1, whole genome shotgun sequence genomic region:
- the LOC125561288 gene encoding uncharacterized protein LOC125561288, with protein MHQLLHEAADLYTTPSHDTFSHSSTIGHLEGGSIHEYLVDLKDLPPRSSNEASETVIDSPLIDPLPKEEGGKVTSDEEEVVPAVSQGVVEATSPSQQSLFDFGECPAWLTDLLEGDDEKTVSSEATDELPLPDPHAIEELLALMDKVKSPATDSLIAPACETNHISTLAGEVDNTAAHPNNTYKFSIADCSTLEELLAPADEVSTVAEPVDSQQDFKAEPDETPLPDPSTMRELLALADEVSTAAEGSTVPVDSQQVSDAAQEEAPLPYPSTMQEILSLVGEVTSAVESGDSSSNASCVEYIEEVIEEGTVPSFTTPTVYQSPTVTAEVWFSPYTCTYMNMSAELASVFSSSVAPWPLSSTSVPEVTSRKRRRSQKINEEKTKRRRTGDKWGVPQ; from the exons ATGCATCAACTCCTGCACGAGGCCGCTGACCTCTACACTACTCCCTCACACGACACGTTCAGTCACAGTAGCACTATCGGGCACCTTGAGGGTGGGAGCATCCATGAGTATTTGGTGGACCTGAAGGACCTTCCCCCGCGCTCCTCGAACGAGGCGAGTGAGACAGTGATCGATAGCCCCCTGATAGACCCACTACCTAAAGAAGAGGGGGGCAAAGTTACCTCTGACGAGGAAGAGGTTGTTCCAGCTGTGAGCCAGGGCGTGGTCGAAGCTACCAGCCCCTCACAGCAATCTTTATTTGACTTCGGTGAGTGCCCAGCCTGGCTAACAGATCTGCTTGAGGGTGATGATGAGAAAACTGTGTCAAGTGAGGCAACGGATGAGCTGCCCCTCCCTGATCCTCATGCGATTGAGGAGCTATTGGCCCTGATGGACAAAGTCAAAAGTCCCGCCACTGACTCCCTCATCGCTCCCGCCTGCGAAACAAATCATATATCGACTCTAGCAGGAGAGGTGGATAACACGGCCGCTCACCCTAACAATACATACAAGTTCTCTATCGCTGATTGCAGCACATTGGAAGAGCTACTTGCTCCTGCAGACGAGGTCAGCACCGTGGCAGAGCCTGTTGACAGCCAACAAGACTTTAAGGCTGAACCAGACGAGACCCCCCTTCCTGACCCAAGTACCATGCGGGAGCTACTTGCTCTTGCAGACGAGGTCAGCACCGCGGCAGAGGGTAGTACAGTGCCTGTTGACAGCCAACAAGTCTCTGATGCTGCACAAGAGGAGGCCCCACTTCCTTACCCCAGCACCATGCAGGAgattttgtctcttgtcgggGAGGTGACGAGTGCTGTTGAGAGTGGTGATTCCTCCAGCAACGCGAGTTGCGTTGAGTATATCGAGGAGGTCATTGAAGAGGGTACTGTTCCTTCTTTCACCACGCCAACCGTCTATCAAAGCCCCACGGTAACCGCTGAG GTGTGGTTCAGCCCTTACACTTGCACGTATATGAACATGTCTGCTGAACTCGCCTCAGTCTTTTCCAGTTCTGTCGCCCCGTGGCCATTGAGTAGCACTTCTGTGCCGGAGGTAACGTCACGCAAGCGCAGACGCAGTCAGAAAATTAATGAAGAGAAGACAAAGAGGAGAAGGACTGGGGACAAGTGGGGTGTGCCTCAGTAA